The Paenibacillus dendritiformis region GCGATCAACCAGATTGTTCGCGGGTCGGGCCGCATCATTATGTGGCTGCTCGTTCAAGTTGCCGTTTTCGGCATCCTGGATTCTTTTACCGAGGATATTTTGTGGGATCAGGTCGCCTGGATTGTTGGCGCGGCGCTCGTATGGCTCATCGGGCTTCATTTTTCTCAGATGAAGTACAGTTATCCCGAGATGAAGCGAACTTCGCTGCGGTATCTTCTCCAGATGGCCGTGAGCGCTATCGTCGTCATTGCGCTTATTATCACGGTCGGGGTTAGCGTGCCCGGACTGGAGCCGATTCTGACGGACCCGTATACAGCCTGGACGAACCGGAACGGAACCGGCGGCAACTTCGTCGACCGCATCGTCTCGAACGTAACCGGAACCGGGACCGGAACGCCGACCCCGACGACTTCCGGCTACAGCAACCATGACAGCCAGCTTGGGGACGGCTTCCAGATGAATTATGAGCCGGTGATGACGGTAACCTCCGAAGCCCGCGGCTATTGGCGGGGGGAAGCCAAGGATATATACACCGGCCAGGGCTGGGTCGATGCGAAGCGGGAAGAGAGCCTGGAACCGATGAGTATCGGCGAGCGGTTCGAAGCCGACGACGCTCCTTCGAAGCGGATTCAGACGAAGGAGATTATCCAGAAGGTGCAGATTCAGAGCGATCAGATATACCCGGTCCTGTTCGGCATGTATTCCGTATCGGCCGTGGAGGAACTGGAAGGCGGCGATACGGAGAGACTCATTTGGAACGGGAGAGAGAGCGAGGTCCGGTACGAGGGGAGAGGTACGCCCCGCTATCCGACAAGCTATACGATCGTCTCCCATGTTCCGATCATCTCGGAACCGGAGCTGCGAGCCGCGCCCCCGGCCGAAGCGCCGGACAGCGTGTACCTGCAGCTGCCGGACCGCTTTCCGGAACGAGTCGCGGACCTGGCCCGGAGCCTGACCGAAGGGGAGACGAACAACTACGATAAGGCTAAAAAAATCGAACAGTATTTACGGACCCAGTTCACTTATACAAACGTCCCGGATCTTTCGAAGCGGACCAGCAGCGATTTCGTCGAGGGGTTTCTGTTCGAGATCAAGGAAGGGTACTGCGACTATTTCTCCACCTCGATGGCGGTCATGCTCCGCAGCGTGGGCGTGCCGACGCGCTGGGTGAAGGGCTATGCCCCTGGAGCCCGCGAAGGATCGGATCGTCCGATGATGACGGGCTCCTTCGATCCCGATGAAGGGGGCCGCTTCCGCGTTACGAATGCGGACGCGCATTCGTGGGTAGAGGTATATATGGGGGAATACGGCTGGATATCCTTCGAGCCGACCCCGGGATTTAGCATGCCGAGCCCGGAGCAGGAGGAGCAAGAGCCCGACACGCCGCCCGAGCAGGAGGAAGAAAAGCAGCCCGAAGTGAAGGAAGAGAAGAAGGCCGGCAAGCCGGAAGAAGATACTTCGCTTCCCGCATGGGTGATTACGGCAGCCCGCTCGATCGTGGGCGCTGCGCTGCTCGGACTCCTGGCATGGCTAGTTCGGCAATGGGGCCAGGCCGGATTCTCGCTGCGCTGGCTGCGCACCTTCCGCCGGAGAATATCGCCGAGCGATCGGGTCGTGCTTGAGACGGAGCTGTGGTTGAGCTACTGCCGGCTTCGCGGGCTGCGCAAGGAACCGCATGAGACGGTGCGCGAAGCCGCCTTGCGCTGGAGCGAGGGCCTGCCGCAGCTGGAAGGTCCCCTGCAGGTTATCGTGCCGATGTTCGAGCAGGCGAAATACAGCGGCGAGCCGCTGGAGCCATCCGATGTGGCCCGGTTCCGGGAGGCGGTAAGACAGTTCCGGCGCGTCCGCAAGCGTTAATCTCCGCTTCCGTGTCACGCTTGAAGCGGGAGACAGGGAGCCGGAATGTGACGAAATGAAGCCGTTCCGTACGGGAACGGCTTTTTTTTGCACGAAAATCAAAGAATATGGTATAGTTTTTCGTATGAAAACGAGGTGACTGTTTTGTTGGAAAGGCTTATACCCCGTCTTCGGGTAAGCTCCGTACACGATATTGATTTGGACAAGTTGGCGGAACAGGGCATTCGAGGCATCATTACCGATCTGGACAACACGCTCGTCGGCGCCAAGGTGCCGGAGGCGACCCCGGAATTGGCGGCCTGGCTGAAGGAAGTCGATCGCCGCGGATTCAAGGTCGTCATCGTATCGAATAATGATCATACGCGCGTATCCCGGTTCGCCGTCCCGCTCGATCTTCCGTTTATTCATGCGGCCCGCAAGCCGGCGCAGCGAGCTTTTCGCCAAGCGCTGTCGCTGATGGGGCTGAAGCCGGATCAGACAGCTGTCATCGGCGATCAGATGCTGACGGATGTTCTGGGAGGCAACCGGCTCGGCTTATTTACGATATTGGTGCAGCCTATCGCCATTCAGGACGAAGGCTGGGGAACCCGCATCAATCGGCGCATCGAGCGTTATGCGACGGCACGGTTGAAGCGAAGAGGATTGTGGCAAGAGGAGGAGAAAAGGTGAAGGACAATCAAGAGAAGCAAGTATGCAGCGGCTGCGGCGTTACGGTGCAGACCGGGCATGCCGATCAGATCGGCTATGTCCCGGCGTCCGCGCTGAATCGCTCGCCGCTGATTTGCCAGCGCTGCTTCCGGATCAAGCATTATAACGAAGCGGCTTCCGTTGCGCTGGATCAGGATGATTTTTTGCGTTTGCTGGGGCGAATCGGCCAGGAGGACGCGTTGGTCATCCATATCGTCGACCTGTTCGATTTTGACGGCAGCGTCATTTCCGGGCTGCAGCGGTTCGTCGGCAATAACCCGGTGCTGCTCGTCGTGAACAAGATCGATCTGCTGCCCCGTTCGACGAACTGGAACCGCTTGACGAACTGGGTACAGCGGCAGGCGAAGGAGCATGGCCTCCGCATATTGGACGTCATTCTCGTCAGCGCCAAGCGCAATGCCGGCTTCGAACGGCTCGTGGAGCAGATGAGCCATTGGCGGCGCGGCCGCGACGTCTATGTCGTCGGGGCGACGAACGTAGGCAAGTCCACGCTGATTAACCGCCTGATTCACGATTACAGCGATATGGATCGCGAGCTGACGACATCCCGTTATCCGGGAACGACCTTGGATGTCGTACATATTCCGCTGGATGACGGCAAGCATATCATTGATACGCCGGGCATCGTCTATACGAGCCGTTTGACGGAATTGGCCAGCCGGCAAGATCTGGGGGCCTTGCTGCCGGACAAGCCGCTCAAGCCGGCCGTCTACCAATTGAACGAAGGGCAGACGATGTTTTTTGGAGCGTTTGCACGCTTTGATTTCGTGGAAGGCGAACGGCAATCCTTTACCTGCTATATTTCAAACGGGCTTCCGATCCACCGGACGAAGCTGGAGCGGGCAGACGCCTTGTACGAAGAGCACCGCGGTGAACTGCTGGCGCCGCCGACGCGGGATCGCCTTGACGATCTTCCGGGCTGGACGAAGCATCAGTACCGGATCGCGACAGGCTCCGAGACCGATATATTCATCTCGGGGCTCGGCTGGATCAAATGCAACGGCAAGGAAGGCGCGCTCGTGGAGATCCATGCGCCCAAAGGGGTCAAGGTGCTGACCCGCCGCGCGATGATCTAGCACAATCTACCGGGGGGAGCGGATACCATGGTACGGAACGATCAGGCCGGGGCGATTCAGCCTCCGGCGGCCATCGACAGCTCGACCGCTGTCTTCGCGGTCATCGGCGATCCGATCAAGCATTCCAAATCGCCGCTGATGCACAATGCCGCCCTGCGGGAGCTGGGGCTGAACGCCGTATATACGGCGTTTCATGTCGCGCCCGAGCAGCTGGAGCAGGCCATCCAGGGCATGCGCGCCCTCGGCATCGGCGGAATGAACGTGACCATTCCGCACAAGGAAGCGGTCATGGCGTATCTGGACGAAGTGGATGAGAGCGCGAGCGTTATCGGCGCCGTCAACACGATCGTCAACCGGAATGGCCGGCTGATCGGCTACAATACGGACGGGCTCGGGTTCGTCCGTTCGCTGCAGGAGGAGATGATCTCTGATCTCCGCGAGTCCCGGATCTTGCTGATCGGGGCCGGCGGGGCGGCGCGCGGCATCGCTTATGCGCTGCTGAAGGCGGGTTGCCGCCGCTTGCATATCGCCAACCGCACGCTGGGACGGGCCGAGGCGCTTGCGCACGATCTGTCCGCCTTCGGGACGGTATCTGCCGTCCAGCTCGGCGAGCGGCCGGCTATCGATGCGCACGAGGTGGATATCGTCATTCATACGACCTCGGTCGGCATGCATCCGGACGTGGATGCGGTGCCGTTCGATCCGGACTGGCTGCTGCCGGATATGATCGTAAGCGACATCGTATACAACCCGCTGGAGACGGCTTTGCTGCGGGAAGCAAGCAAGCGCGGCTGCCGCCCGCACAGCGGGCTCGGCATGTTCGTGTATCAGGGCGCGATCGCGCTGGAGCTGTGGACGGGCGCCGCTGCGCCTGCCGCGTTGATGCGGGAGCAGGTATGGAATACATTGCGTCACGAATAAACCATTCTTGATATTAGACATATAAGGCAGGGACAAACATGCTAACAGGAAAACAAAAGCGCTATTTGCGCTCGCTCGCACATCATGTGCAGCCTATTTTTCAAGTAGGCAAAGGGGGAACGAACGATCAGCTTATCCGCCATATCGAGGAAGCGCTCGAAGTGCGCGAGCTGATCAAAGTATCGATCTTGAACAACTGCATGGACGATCGCTTCGAGGTTGCCGAGGAATTGGCAAGCCGCTCGGGCGCCGAGCTGGTCCAAGTCATCGGGAAGACGATCGTGCTTTACAAGGAATCGGCTGAACATAAACAGATTGAACTGCCATAAATTGGCGGAGGTGCAGACGTGAGACAAATCGGGATTATGGGCGGGACGTTCAATCCGATCCACCTGGGGCATCTGGTGGCCGCCGAATGCGCCCGCGAAGCCGCAAATCTTGATGAGGTGTGGTTCATGCCCGCTCACGTGCCGCCGCACAAGACGAATCATCCTCAGGCGGACGGCAAGCATCGCCTGGAGATGACCCGACTGGCCATCGCGGGCAACCCGTCGTTCCGGGCGAGTGATTGGGAGTTGGCCCGCGGCGGGGTGTCCTATACGTATGAGACCGTCATCTCGCTGCGGGCCGCCTACCCGGATGTAAGCTGGCATTGGATTATCGGCGGAGATATGGTTGATTACTTGCCGAAGTGGCACCGGATCGATGAATTGATGCGTCTGATCCGCTTCGTCGGACTGCACCGGCCGGGCATCCGCTGGAACGAGGAGAAGCTGCCGGCCGCATGGCGCGGCCGCATTCTGGCGGCAGACATGCCCCAGATGGATATCTCCTCGACGGATATACGGGAGAGAAGAGCGGCGGGACGCTCGATCCGGTATCTCGTTCCGGAAGCAGTCGAACATTATATGGCAAGGTGGGGATTGTATGAATCTGATGCGCCAGCAATTGATTGAGTCCGTCCAGGCGCAGATGCCGGCCGCGCGCTGGCAGCATACCCAGGGCGTAATGGATACGGCCGTTATTCTGGCCCGCCGCTTCGGTGCGGATCCGGAGAAGGCGGATCTGGCGGCGATTCTTCATGATGTCGCCAAGTACTGGCCGACCGACCGGATGGAACGCGTCATTCGCGAAGAGAATTTGCCGCCTGTGCTGCTGGAATACGACAAGCAGCTGTGGCATGCGCCCGTCGGCGCGGTCGTCGCCGCCCGGGACTACGGCGTGCAGGACGAGGAGATTCTGGATGCGATCCGGTACCATACATCGGGCCGGGCGCCGATGACTTTGCTCGACAAGGTCGTCTGTCTGGCGGATTATATCGAGCCCGGCCGTGATTTTCCGGGCGTGGAGCGAATCCGGGAACTGGCCGAGCAGGATGTCAATCTCGCGCTCATCGCCGGCTTCGATTCGACGATCGGCTTTCTGCTCTCCCAACGCCGGCGTATTTTTCCGCTTACGGTCATTGCGCGGAACCGGCTGATTGAAGATTTAGAGAAGAATTAGGGAAGCCTAACGGCATAAGGGAAACGGAGCTGCGTGCCATTCCGTTGCCGGGATGCCAGCCCGTATATGAAGAATTAATGGAGGTTACGATATGACCATTCAACCAAGAGAGCTGCTCGACATCGTCGTCGCGGCGGCGGAAGATAAAAAAGCGATGGATCTCGTCGTGCTCGATCTGCAGGGAATTTCTCTCGTCGCAGATTATTTCGTTATTTGCCACGGGAATTCCGATACCCAGGTACAGGCGATTACGAATGAGGTT contains the following coding sequences:
- a CDS encoding transglutaminase TgpA family protein, which translates into the protein MEVNRQPKSAYSASSVQPAAPGMMKRWLLGGWSERLFWTCLAVMVWQWIVMLEPYWYDETIAMSKDALLIIWGVTVLFPRQFFGRLLIGLPLVMRVIYMELVRNHLWIEDGARWERLQAFHPYIWFVIGIWLCYEAINQIVRGSGRIIMWLLVQVAVFGILDSFTEDILWDQVAWIVGAALVWLIGLHFSQMKYSYPEMKRTSLRYLLQMAVSAIVVIALIITVGVSVPGLEPILTDPYTAWTNRNGTGGNFVDRIVSNVTGTGTGTPTPTTSGYSNHDSQLGDGFQMNYEPVMTVTSEARGYWRGEAKDIYTGQGWVDAKREESLEPMSIGERFEADDAPSKRIQTKEIIQKVQIQSDQIYPVLFGMYSVSAVEELEGGDTERLIWNGRESEVRYEGRGTPRYPTSYTIVSHVPIISEPELRAAPPAEAPDSVYLQLPDRFPERVADLARSLTEGETNNYDKAKKIEQYLRTQFTYTNVPDLSKRTSSDFVEGFLFEIKEGYCDYFSTSMAVMLRSVGVPTRWVKGYAPGAREGSDRPMMTGSFDPDEGGRFRVTNADAHSWVEVYMGEYGWISFEPTPGFSMPSPEQEEQEPDTPPEQEEEKQPEVKEEKKAGKPEEDTSLPAWVITAARSIVGAALLGLLAWLVRQWGQAGFSLRWLRTFRRRISPSDRVVLETELWLSYCRLRGLRKEPHETVREAALRWSEGLPQLEGPLQVIVPMFEQAKYSGEPLEPSDVARFREAVRQFRRVRKR
- the yhbY gene encoding ribosome assembly RNA-binding protein YhbY; this encodes MLTGKQKRYLRSLAHHVQPIFQVGKGGTNDQLIRHIEEALEVRELIKVSILNNCMDDRFEVAEELASRSGAELVQVIGKTIVLYKESAEHKQIELP
- a CDS encoding nicotinate-nucleotide adenylyltransferase; translation: MRQIGIMGGTFNPIHLGHLVAAECAREAANLDEVWFMPAHVPPHKTNHPQADGKHRLEMTRLAIAGNPSFRASDWELARGGVSYTYETVISLRAAYPDVSWHWIIGGDMVDYLPKWHRIDELMRLIRFVGLHRPGIRWNEEKLPAAWRGRILAADMPQMDISSTDIRERRAAGRSIRYLVPEAVEHYMARWGLYESDAPAID
- the yqeK gene encoding bis(5'-nucleosyl)-tetraphosphatase (symmetrical) YqeK, with protein sequence MNLMRQQLIESVQAQMPAARWQHTQGVMDTAVILARRFGADPEKADLAAILHDVAKYWPTDRMERVIREENLPPVLLEYDKQLWHAPVGAVVAARDYGVQDEEILDAIRYHTSGRAPMTLLDKVVCLADYIEPGRDFPGVERIRELAEQDVNLALIAGFDSTIGFLLSQRRRIFPLTVIARNRLIEDLEKN
- a CDS encoding YqeG family HAD IIIA-type phosphatase, with amino-acid sequence MLERLIPRLRVSSVHDIDLDKLAEQGIRGIITDLDNTLVGAKVPEATPELAAWLKEVDRRGFKVVIVSNNDHTRVSRFAVPLDLPFIHAARKPAQRAFRQALSLMGLKPDQTAVIGDQMLTDVLGGNRLGLFTILVQPIAIQDEGWGTRINRRIERYATARLKRRGLWQEEEKR
- the yqeH gene encoding ribosome biogenesis GTPase YqeH, which encodes MKDNQEKQVCSGCGVTVQTGHADQIGYVPASALNRSPLICQRCFRIKHYNEAASVALDQDDFLRLLGRIGQEDALVIHIVDLFDFDGSVISGLQRFVGNNPVLLVVNKIDLLPRSTNWNRLTNWVQRQAKEHGLRILDVILVSAKRNAGFERLVEQMSHWRRGRDVYVVGATNVGKSTLINRLIHDYSDMDRELTTSRYPGTTLDVVHIPLDDGKHIIDTPGIVYTSRLTELASRQDLGALLPDKPLKPAVYQLNEGQTMFFGAFARFDFVEGERQSFTCYISNGLPIHRTKLERADALYEEHRGELLAPPTRDRLDDLPGWTKHQYRIATGSETDIFISGLGWIKCNGKEGALVEIHAPKGVKVLTRRAMI
- the aroE gene encoding shikimate dehydrogenase, with product MVRNDQAGAIQPPAAIDSSTAVFAVIGDPIKHSKSPLMHNAALRELGLNAVYTAFHVAPEQLEQAIQGMRALGIGGMNVTIPHKEAVMAYLDEVDESASVIGAVNTIVNRNGRLIGYNTDGLGFVRSLQEEMISDLRESRILLIGAGGAARGIAYALLKAGCRRLHIANRTLGRAEALAHDLSAFGTVSAVQLGERPAIDAHEVDIVIHTTSVGMHPDVDAVPFDPDWLLPDMIVSDIVYNPLETALLREASKRGCRPHSGLGMFVYQGAIALELWTGAAAPAALMREQVWNTLRHE